The proteins below come from a single Limnohabitans sp. 2KL-27 genomic window:
- a CDS encoding CbbQ/NirQ/NorQ/GpvN family protein, producing the protein MSEPLDAYRVAQEPYYRPVADEVELFEAAYSVRMPMMLKGPTGCGKTRFVEHMAWKLNKPLITVACNEDMTASDLVGRFLLDANGTRWQDGPLAVAARYGAICYLDEIVEARQDTTVVIHPLTDNRRVLPLEKKGELVQAHPDFQIVISYNPGYQSLMKDLKQSTKQRFGALDFNYPEHDIETEIVAHETGVSTEVAAKLVGIAERARNLKGHGLDEGISTRMLIYAGSLIAQGVVAQAACRVALVRPITDDPDMRDALDAAVSTFF; encoded by the coding sequence ATGAGCGAGCCACTTGACGCCTACCGCGTCGCCCAAGAACCTTATTACCGCCCTGTGGCCGACGAGGTCGAGCTGTTCGAAGCCGCCTACTCGGTGCGCATGCCCATGATGCTCAAAGGCCCCACCGGCTGCGGCAAAACCCGCTTTGTAGAACATATGGCCTGGAAGCTGAACAAGCCCCTGATCACCGTGGCCTGCAACGAGGACATGACCGCCAGCGACCTGGTGGGCCGCTTCCTGCTGGACGCCAACGGCACCCGCTGGCAAGACGGCCCTTTGGCTGTGGCCGCCCGCTATGGCGCGATTTGTTACCTCGATGAGATCGTCGAGGCGCGTCAAGATACCACCGTGGTCATCCACCCCTTGACCGACAACCGCCGTGTTTTGCCCTTGGAAAAGAAGGGCGAGTTGGTGCAAGCCCACCCCGATTTTCAGATCGTCATCTCGTACAACCCCGGCTACCAAAGCCTGATGAAAGACCTGAAACAGTCGACCAAACAGCGGTTTGGTGCGCTGGATTTCAATTACCCCGAACACGACATCGAAACCGAAATCGTCGCGCACGAAACTGGCGTCAGTACCGAGGTGGCTGCCAAGTTGGTGGGCATTGCCGAGCGGGCGCGCAACCTCAAAGGCCATGGTCTGGATGAAGGCATTTCCACCCGCATGTTGATTTACGCGGGCAGCTTGATTGCCCAAGGCGTGGTCGCGCAAGCCGCTTGCCGTGTGGCCTTGGTGCGCCCAATCACCGACGACCCCGACATGCGCGACGCTTTGGATGCCGCTGTTTCCAC
- a CDS encoding ribulose bisphosphate carboxylase small subunit produces the protein MSMQDYNSRLSDPASRKFETFSYLPAMTKEEIRKQVEYLVKKGLNPAIEHTEPQYLMDSYWYMWKLPMFGETDVDKVLAECEACRQANPDNHIRLIGYNNFTQSQGASMVIFRGKTV, from the coding sequence ATGAGCATGCAAGACTACAACTCCCGCTTGTCCGATCCGGCCAGCCGCAAGTTCGAGACCTTCTCTTACCTGCCCGCGATGACCAAGGAAGAGATTCGCAAACAGGTGGAATATCTGGTCAAAAAAGGCCTGAACCCCGCCATCGAACACACCGAACCCCAGTACCTGATGGACTCCTACTGGTACATGTGGAAGCTGCCCATGTTCGGTGAAACCGATGTGGACAAGGTGCTGGCCGAATGCGAAGCCTGCCGCCAAGCCAACCCGGACAACCACATTCGTTTGATCGGCTACAACAACTTTACGCAGTCGCAAGGTGCGTCGATGGTGATCTTCCGCGGAAAAACCGTGTAA
- a CDS encoding form I ribulose bisphosphate carboxylase large subunit — MATKTYNAGVKEYRSTYWEPHYTPKDTDILACFKITPQAGVDREELAAAVAAESSTGTWTTVWTDLLTDLDYYKGRAYAIEDVPGDDTCFYAFVAYPIDLFEEGSVVNVLTSLVGNVFGFKALRALRLEDIRFPIAYVKTCGGPPHGIQVERDIMNKYGRPLLGCTIKPKLGLSGKNYGRAVYECLRGGLDFTKDDENVNSQPFMRWRQRFDFVQEAIEKAERETGERKGHYLNVTAPTPEEMYKRAEYAKEIGSPIIMHDYLTGGLTANTGLANWCRDNGMLLHIHRAMHAVLDRNPHHGIHFRVLTKVLRLSGGDHLHSGTVVGKLEGDRASTLGWIDIMRDDFIKEDRSRGIFFDQDFGSMPGVLPVASGGIHVWHMPALVNIFGDDSVLQFGGGTLGHPWGNAAGAAANRVALEACVKARNEGVAVEKEGKAVLSDAAKHSPELKIAMETWKEIKFEFDTVDKLDIAHK, encoded by the coding sequence ATGGCCACCAAAACCTACAACGCCGGTGTCAAGGAATACCGCAGCACTTACTGGGAACCCCATTACACGCCCAAGGACACCGACATACTGGCCTGTTTCAAGATCACGCCCCAAGCCGGTGTGGACCGCGAGGAGCTGGCCGCTGCGGTAGCAGCTGAATCGTCTACCGGCACCTGGACCACGGTGTGGACCGATTTGCTCACCGACCTGGACTACTACAAAGGCCGTGCCTACGCCATCGAAGACGTGCCCGGTGACGACACCTGCTTTTACGCCTTTGTGGCCTACCCCATCGATCTGTTCGAAGAGGGCTCGGTCGTCAACGTGCTGACCTCCTTGGTCGGTAACGTTTTTGGTTTCAAGGCCTTGCGTGCCTTGCGTTTGGAAGACATCCGTTTCCCGATTGCTTACGTCAAAACCTGCGGCGGCCCACCCCACGGTATCCAGGTCGAGCGCGACATCATGAACAAATACGGTCGGCCCCTTTTGGGCTGCACCATCAAGCCCAAGCTGGGTCTGTCGGGCAAGAACTATGGCCGCGCCGTGTACGAGTGCCTGCGCGGTGGCTTGGACTTCACCAAAGATGACGAGAACGTCAACTCACAGCCCTTCATGCGCTGGCGTCAGCGCTTTGACTTCGTGCAAGAGGCCATTGAAAAAGCCGAGCGCGAAACCGGTGAGCGCAAAGGCCACTACCTCAACGTGACTGCGCCCACCCCCGAAGAGATGTACAAGCGCGCCGAGTACGCGAAAGAAATCGGCTCGCCGATCATCATGCACGACTACCTCACTGGGGGTCTGACCGCCAACACCGGTTTGGCCAACTGGTGCCGCGACAACGGCATGCTCTTGCACATCCACCGCGCCATGCACGCCGTGCTCGACCGCAACCCGCACCACGGCATCCACTTCCGCGTGCTGACCAAAGTGCTGCGCTTGTCAGGTGGTGACCACCTGCACTCCGGCACCGTGGTGGGCAAGCTCGAAGGCGACCGCGCCTCCACTTTGGGCTGGATCGACATCATGCGCGACGACTTCATCAAGGAGGACCGCAGCCGCGGCATCTTCTTCGACCAAGACTTCGGCTCCATGCCCGGCGTCTTGCCCGTGGCCTCCGGTGGTATCCACGTCTGGCACATGCCCGCACTGGTCAACATCTTTGGTGACGACTCGGTCTTGCAGTTCGGTGGTGGCACTTTGGGTCACCCTTGGGGCAACGCCGCCGGCGCTGCCGCCAACCGCGTGGCTTTGGAAGCTTGCGTCAAGGCACGCAACGAAGGCGTGGCCGTTGAAAAAGAAGGCAAGGCTGTGCTGAGCGATGCCGCCAAGCACTCGCCCGAACTGAAGATCGCCATGGAAACCTGGAAAGAGATCAAGTTCGAATTCGACACCGTCGACAAGCTCGACATCGCCCACAAGTAA
- a CDS encoding LysR family transcriptional regulator, which yields MNLRHATLHQLRIFQAVAEHNSFARAAEALHLSPPTLSLQVKQLAETVGQPLFEQLGKKIFLTAAGKILAEACQDIARRMDLLSDDLAALQGVERGSLKIAILTTVKYTVPKLLGGFCAAHPGIEVAMVVGNRENLLQRLSQNQDDLYIMGQPPEHMDVFCEAFADNPLVMVAPPTHLLAGKRRIRPERLRHEPFIMREPGSGTRLTMERFFSEHGVTPINRLELGSNEAIKKTVSGGLGLAVLSASTLDAELALGELVQLDVVGFPLIRRWHLVYPQGKRQSPAALAFKAWLFEHRP from the coding sequence ATGAACCTGAGGCACGCCACCTTGCACCAGCTGCGGATTTTTCAGGCCGTGGCCGAACACAACAGCTTTGCCCGCGCGGCTGAGGCTTTGCACCTCTCGCCCCCGACCTTGTCGCTGCAGGTCAAGCAACTGGCTGAAACCGTAGGGCAACCCTTGTTTGAACAATTAGGCAAAAAGATTTTTCTGACGGCCGCAGGCAAGATCTTGGCCGAGGCCTGTCAGGACATCGCCCGGCGCATGGACCTGCTCAGCGACGACCTGGCCGCGCTGCAAGGCGTGGAGCGCGGCAGCCTGAAAATTGCCATACTCACCACCGTGAAGTACACCGTGCCCAAACTGCTGGGCGGCTTTTGCGCAGCACATCCCGGCATCGAAGTGGCCATGGTGGTGGGCAACCGCGAAAACCTGCTGCAGCGCCTGTCGCAAAACCAGGACGACCTCTACATCATGGGCCAGCCACCTGAGCACATGGACGTGTTTTGTGAAGCTTTTGCCGACAACCCCTTGGTCATGGTGGCACCGCCCACCCACCTGCTGGCGGGCAAACGCCGCATCCGCCCCGAGCGACTGCGCCACGAGCCCTTCATCATGCGCGAGCCAGGTTCGGGCACGCGCTTGACCATGGAGCGTTTTTTCAGTGAACACGGCGTGACGCCCATCAACCGGCTGGAGCTGGGCAGCAATGAGGCGATCAAAAAAACCGTCTCCGGGGGGCTGGGGCTGGCTGTCTTGTCGGCCTCCACACTCGACGCCGAACTGGCCCTGGGCGAGCTGGTTCAGCTTGACGTCGTGGGCTTTCCCCTCATCCGGCGCTGGCACCTGGTCTACCCCCAGGGCAAGCGCCAGTCGCCCGCGGCCCTGGCCTTCAAGGCCTGGTTGTTTGAGCACCGTCCATAA
- a CDS encoding LysR family transcriptional regulator translates to MKNATFRQLRVFNEVARHLSFVRAAENLHLTPPAVTMQVKELEGHVGMPLFDRRGKQVSLTTTGEYMLVYARKILATVKDAEDAAARLQRAETGVLTIGFVSTAKYFLMRLLAEFRILHPGVDIQISIGNRDQLVSMLQNSEVDIAVMGRPPKELQTRAEPFAAHPHVFVSAVDHPLAQRDHLRVEDLRPYDFIVREKGAGTRAAMEKFFEDTHVEPRMKIQLHSNEIIKQAVMAGLGLGFLSLHTIGLELEHNLIRMLDVEGAPVVRSWNVVHTQSKMLSPAAEAFRYFMLEEAESHLAQRFGMHWPKAA, encoded by the coding sequence ATGAAAAACGCCACCTTCCGCCAACTTCGCGTGTTCAACGAGGTGGCCCGTCACCTGAGCTTTGTGCGTGCCGCCGAAAACCTGCACCTGACCCCGCCCGCCGTGACCATGCAGGTCAAGGAACTCGAAGGCCATGTGGGCATGCCCTTGTTTGACCGGCGCGGCAAGCAAGTGAGCCTGACCACCACGGGCGAGTACATGCTGGTTTATGCCCGCAAAATTCTGGCCACCGTGAAAGACGCCGAAGACGCCGCAGCCCGTTTGCAGCGGGCCGAAACCGGGGTGCTGACGATTGGCTTTGTCAGCACAGCCAAGTATTTCCTGATGCGCTTGCTGGCCGAGTTTCGCATCCTGCACCCGGGTGTGGACATCCAGATCTCGATCGGCAACCGCGATCAACTCGTCAGCATGCTGCAAAACAGCGAGGTCGACATCGCCGTGATGGGCCGCCCCCCCAAAGAGCTGCAAACCCGGGCCGAGCCGTTTGCGGCGCACCCGCATGTGTTTGTCTCGGCCGTGGACCACCCACTGGCCCAGCGCGACCACCTGCGTGTGGAAGACCTGCGCCCCTATGATTTCATCGTGCGCGAAAAAGGCGCGGGCACCCGCGCCGCCATGGAAAAGTTCTTTGAAGACACACATGTCGAGCCGCGCATGAAGATCCAGCTGCACAGCAACGAGATCATCAAGCAGGCCGTGATGGCGGGGTTGGGCTTGGGCTTTTTGTCGCTGCACACCATTGGCCTGGAGCTGGAGCACAACTTGATCCGCATGCTCGATGTGGAAGGCGCACCCGTGGTGCGCTCATGGAACGTGGTGCACACCCAATCCAAAATGCTCTCGCCCGCGGCCGAGGCGTTTCGCTACTTCATGCTCGAAGAAGCCGAAAGCCACCTGGCGCAACGCTTTGGCATGCACTGGCCTAAGGCCGCCTGA